From a region of the Oryza sativa Japonica Group chromosome 6, ASM3414082v1 genome:
- the LOC4340413 gene encoding uncharacterized protein, with the protein MLAILVSVAFAQILAILSNSFAVGDAAAGYEYDGAADHPVLRMAVSTLTVAVPATFYVGVMELYARVTPVAPPLRRLLAVLAPGMAWITLFLGMPPLVVLLLG; encoded by the coding sequence ATGTTGGCCATCCTGGTCTCTGTCGCCTTCGCCCAGATCCTCGCGATCCTGTCCAACAGTTTCGCGgtgggcgacgccgccgcggggtACGAGTACGACGGCGCGGCCGACCACCCCGTCCTGCGCATGGCTGTCTCCACCCTGACCGTCGCCGTCCCGGCGACGTTCTACGTCGGCGTCATGGAGCTCTACGCCCGCGTCacgccggtggcgccgccgcttcggcggCTCCTCGCCGTTCTTGCGCCGGGGATGGCGTGGATCACACTCTTTCTTGGTATGCCGCCACTCGTCGTTCTGCTCCTCGGTTGA
- the LOC4340414 gene encoding uncharacterized protein produces MAGVVPMIIVLAMGGGALGGPEALRLLLTFAGRSPLVDIGIVVFVIAALAAPALGTMLLACFYRTPRGARGAAAAAADLLAKMTLAVSMAVALLVSASLLVLPLFQSGNVVVGLLALAVPAFVVGASAARVRGVAHLRRARNASGAVTDAGRAAVTTLTVSLAAVCILLGSCVAVGGLDAHHLFTSFALKNPIIHAPTGVATAAVVGTTLLALFFRKAQNAAAAAAAAAPLPATERAAKIISDGANPGGGCT; encoded by the coding sequence ATGGCCGGTGTTGTTCCGATGATCATCGTTCtggcgatgggcggcggcgcgctgggcGGGCCCGAGGCGCTCCGCCTCTTGCTCACCTTCGCCGGCCGGAGCCCCCTCGTCGACATCGGCATCGTCGTCTTCGTcatcgccgcgctcgccgcgccggcgctcgGCACCATGCTTCTTGCGTGCTTCTACCGCACGCCGCGCGGCGCAagaggtgcggcggcggcggccgctgaCCTCTTAGCCAAGATGACGCTGGCGGTGTCCATGGCGGTAGCGCTCCTCGTCTCCGCGTCCCTGCTCGTCCTGCCGCTGTTCCAGTCCGGGAACGTCGTCGTCGGTCTTCTCGCGCTCGCCGTTCCCGCCTTCGTCGTAGGCGCCAGCGCCGCGCGCGTCCGCGGCGTCGCGCATCTCCGCAGGGCGCGCAATGCCTCCGGCGCGGTGACGGACGCGGGGCGCGCCGCCGTGACGACCCTGACGGTGTCCCTCGCCGCCGTATGCATCCTCCTCGGCTCTTGCGTCGCGGTCGGCGGCCTCGACGCGCACCACCTCTTCACCTCCTTCGCCTTGAAGAACCCAATCATCCACGCGCCCACcggcgtcgccaccgccgccgtcgtcggcaccACGCTTCTCGCCCTCTTCTTCCGCAAGGCGCAAaatgcggcggccgcggccgcggccgctgccCCACTACCGGCCACGGAGCGCGCCGCCAAGATTATCTCGGACGGTGCCAatcccggcggcggctgcacgtga
- the LOC4340415 gene encoding uncharacterized protein: MAGDIVTAIVFALAAAVLGGPEALRLLQDVAGKNPAADVAIIVGAICAVTSAVLGAMLLVRFIRVAGDAPDRATERFARVTLTVAFAAIFLVAGCLLAAPAADKFASSA, from the coding sequence ATGGCAGGTGATATTGTGACGGCCATTGTTTTCGCGCTGGCCGCCGCGGTGCTGGGCGGCCCGGAGGCGCTCCGCCTGTTGCAGGACGTCGCCGGGAAGaaccccgccgccgacgtcgccatcaTCGTCGGCGCCATCTGCGCCGTCACCTCCGCCGTGCTCGGCGCCATGCTCCTGGTGCGCTTCATCCGCGTCGCGGGCGACGCTCCTGACCGGGCCACGGAGCGCTTCGCGCGGGTGACCCTGACGGTGGCCTTCGCTGCcatcttcctcgtcgccggctgcctcctcgccgcccccgccgccgacaaGTTCGCCAGCTCCGCCTGA